In the Arachis ipaensis cultivar K30076 chromosome B04, Araip1.1, whole genome shotgun sequence genome, AAGGCTGTTGATGATGATTGAGAATTTCTCAAACATCTCATCAatactttctccatccttcatggtaAACATCTCATACTCTTTTCACAGCATATCAATCCATGTTTCTTTGACTTATTTAGTGCTTTCGTGTGTGACTTGGAGTTTCTCCTAGATTTTTTttgctgtcttgcatctagacacctttcggtACTCCTCAAAGATGATAGCACAGTGTAGCAAGTTTATAGCTTTAACATTCAGCTCCACCTtctttttgtcatcatcattCTATGGCTTTCTCCTCTGGAGTCACCATTCTATCAGCACTAGTCTTTGTTGGGATTTTGGGACCATTCACAACTATCCTCCATATGTTGTAATCAATTTATTGAGTGAAGATCCgcatcctttctttccagtaagCGTAGTTCTTCCCATTGAAGAAGGGAGGCCTGTTGTTTGACTGACCATCTGTTAGGGTGTAGGCCATTGTGGTTGCGCCCAAGTTGTTTGCCATTGGACCTTTTCTCCAAGttgttaagcttgattcttgagaccttggctcttgataccaattgaaggttccaGAAGGTTTAGAGaatgggggttgaatctatggccttctttaACTTTGATTAATCAAGACTTAAAACCAGAAATTAAACTTGGCTTctatttggtctgtgcaatggaTTATACAGGAGACAATTTTGTTTTGTCTAATAGAAACCAAAAAAATAGAACTAAAGCAGAGAGAAAGAAGGTGACACAATCATATATCCTAGTTCAGTTGCTTTGTGCAatacaacctacatccagtctccaccacaacgttagtagaattttcactatcttttaagcattacatacaccaattctctaGGACTCAACTTAATCCTATCTGAGACACATCAAGCTTCAACATAAACCTTATTTGGTTATGTAACTACCTAAACTAGACAcactaagtgctcacccaacttagcaagggatACCTCTCAGGTACTTGATACAACAcataaaatacaacaaaaaaaatctgaatttacttttggcttttctctcaagtgtttcattCAACCTTTTTCACTCTATGGCTTTTATCAATGTCTCACTTTCTTGCCTTTTACCttagaaagaaaacaaagaaagatatacattgaaacAGAAATACAAATAGTAAACAATGAAAGAGATGATGATTCACATCCTTGACTCTATGTGCTGAACCAATACAAAACAGTAAAACTTAAAGGAGATTGATGCATAACAGCCTTTGTTACTATAAGTTGAACCAGATTTAGCTATCTCTGATGAAGCTCTTCATCTTGGCGGAATGTTTCTTTGATCTAGAAACATTGTCCAAAATGTTGAACTCTCACAAAGAAGCTCTCTATGAAACTTAAATTCTGGTTCTCTCTCCTTCCGCTCTAATgagaattatttttctttttgtatcttgATCAGAGCCACAGTTAGGGTTTCTTCAAAGTCAACTTCTTGGATCCTGGGCTAGCAAAGATCCTCCCTTCTCTTTCTTCAATCAACCCCAAAACTTAGGAATTTTAGATCTGGTTCTTTGTTTGACCGAGGAGGGCAGAGCAACAGAAATTTGATTGCTCAGTGATAATCCCAAATTCAAACCCTTGAAAATATGCATTGGCTCCAAGTAACATTGTAAGCCATTGATTTACAGTAGATAAAGTTCAGCCACCTCTTTCCTCTTGTTACGACCCAAAATGGTGGTGCAAAGAGTTGGAGAAGAAGtgaagaaattaaattgcatgcaAATAGAAACTAATACCTTTAACCTCTAACTTAGATTAACATACTTTTGATTAGTTTGATTGGACATTGCTTTCTTGAttaactttctctttctttcttctatgGTATGTAAGTTCGAAGatgaagctctctctctctctttttcttgtgTTTACTCGAAGTGCACATGTGAAACCTAGTTTAGGTTTGATTCACTAAATCTTGGTTGGCATTGGGCTTGGTCTTTGGATCATTTTTCACTTCAATCAGTAGCCTTGGGTAGATTAGTCTTCATAGGTTTGGGCTGCAACAATTCTCTTTTGGGTCTGCATACTTGCAACACATCATCAAAGCCCATTTGGGTTATTAACCCAATTAACATGTTTATCATCATCAATGTGTTAATTAtttttcttaactcaacaaataAGAATCTTGATTGATTTAAAATTAACTTATCTTATAAccaatttaattacttttaataaaatagttTCTCAAAATATAAAGCtcaaacttaataaaataaatcataacttatttatatttagattttcaaaaatataggATGTTACAGTTTCCTTCATTATTTTTGTCATCGACTTTGTAGTTAACTTCAAATTCCTCTTCACTATTGTTGTTATCTTCTTCTCAAGCTATATCCCCGAGTTTATCTATATTCACCTTCTCGCCAACTGTGTCCAGCTCCATATGCtgttcaaactcaacgtacaACTCTATCATCGGCACGTGAAATTGGATTTGTTAATAAATATAACATCTGCTGCATACAATTATCGTCAGTGAGGACATTATTTCAAACTATATTAGCCCACCACCAAATACTTGTACATGATTCCTGTATGAAATATTGCTCACCTTTTTTAaaatgtgactttgtatgttCTCACAAAGGCCATTTTGTAACTCTACAAAACTTATATGGTGCATGGAATAGATAAAAAAGGacggacattcacaaacaaaagtcactcCCTTGTGTATGTTTGGTATGATCTTACCATTATAATACACTCACAAATTTACAATATCTTTCATAGCCTCAACCTCATCTCATTCAACCTAATTTTTTTAACTCTACTAATTGTCACAAAAAAATCACAGGTACAAAAGAGAGATGAATGTCAATGGTATTTATAGGCAAAGCTTTCGGATTAAAATATCTTATTTAATCAAAACGCAACTTATGATTTACTAAATGCAACCTGCATTTTGTaggattaaaattaaaaaaaaaaattgcagaCTGCATTTTGTACGACATTATAGTAgtataaaactataaatattttaaacaCATTCATTTTATTGTGTAAcaccaatatttttttttgaaagcaaaCAGCTCAACACAATAGTAGTGGAGCAACCAGAGTCACCcaaactaaaaacaaacaaatttaacaagAAATATAACAAAACAAATCCATCCccatgtcatctccggcatagccatcaacaactaaAGGGATCCCCACCTCTCCACTCGTTAGCACTATTCGAAGACATGTTGATAATTTCTTCAACTCCTTTGCTTGTGTGCTGAAAAATCCGCCTATTCCTTTCCAACCATAGGTTCCAGACGATCGCACAGAGCTCTTCCATCCTCCTCGGTTCTTCTGTCCAACTAAGAAAGTGCTCTTTCATCGATCCCGGATAAGACCAGGGTCGACCAAAGGCTGAAATCCAAGCACTCCACACCTGCCAAGCAAATACATATCCTAGAAACAAGTGATGTACATCTTCCACCTCGTTATTACAAAGAACACAAGTAACATCTTCCTGACTGATGATTCCAAACCGACTCAACCTGTTCTTTGTATTCACTCTTCCTATCAGAACAAACCAGACAAACAACTCCACTCTAGGCGGAACTAACCCCTTCCAAACAGTCCTAATGAAGCTATATCTAGTCACCTCCTATGGGATCAGTTCCTCCTGCATCACCTGCACAAATGACTTAGTTGTAAAAACACCTCGCCTATCATATTTTCATACCACTCTATCCTCTCTGTTATGAACAAATTTCACAGGTCTCAAAACCTCATGCAATGCACTCAAgagttccaactcccattggaagagCTCTCACCTTcattggaagttccaaatccactcaAACCCATCCCAAAAACCGCACTCCCCTATAACATATCCacattggtttgaaacagagaaaagcCTCAAAAAACGATCCTTCAGAGATCCACCAAGCAACCATACATCCTCCCAAAATCGAGTCTGATGCCCATCACCAACCTCCATGGATAGGCCTGCGACCATCTTATCCCTTAAATTTTGATTCATGATTTGTAATTGGCAAATATCCTTCCATGGTCAGTTCTTGAGTCGACAGTGGCTCATTGGGATTCAGATTATGACATGAACATACAACCTTTTTCCACAGTGCACACTCTTACTTTGCAAACCACCACCATCACTTAAACAACAGCGTTGTGTTACGAACCATAGCGTCCCCAACTCCCAACCCACCTAATTTCTTCGGCGCATGCACCACTTCCCACCTTACTAATGCCATACCAGTCCTACCCTCTTCTGAACTCCACAGGAATCTTCTCTGCAGTGAAATCAATTTCTCGGCAACAGCTTTCGGCATCTTGAACAAGCTCAAATAGTATACTAGCAGACTGTTCAACACTGATTTGATAAGCACCAACTTCCCAGCTTTGTTTAGCACATTGGCTTTCCACAAGCTGAGTTTCTCCTCCACCTTGTCTATTATAGGATTCCATGTCTTTACCAACCTCAAATTATCTCCTAGAGAGATTCCAAGGTATTTAACTGGAATGGCATCCCCCTTACAACCCAGCAAGTTACACATACACTCGATCCATTGCTCCTCACGATTAATTGGAATCAGGCTGGACTTATCAAAATTGATACTCAGGCCTGATATCAACTCGAAGCATCGTAGAAGCCTCTTGTAATTCTTAATAGTTTCCTCTTCTGGTGGCAAAAGAGGATAGTGTCATCAGCAAACTGAAGGTGTGACAATGCTACACTATCTCTACCAACCAGCAACGGTGACATACAACCATTCTTCACTGCCTCTCCAATCATTCGATGCAGCACATCCACAACCAGTATAAACAAGAATGGAGATAGTGGGTCACCTTGTCTCAAACCTCTTTTCATGTTGAAAGGCTTAGACGGCGAACCGTTTATCAGCACCGACATAGACGTAGTAGCTACACATTCCATAACCCATGCTCTCCATTTATGCCCAAATCCCATCTTTTGCAGCATAATGTTCACAAAGCTCCACTTGACCCTGTCATATGCTTTTTGGAAGTCAAGCTTGATTAAGGCAGCCTCTTTTTTCCTCAGTTTAAGCCAGTTAACTATTTCACACGCAATAAGCGCCCCGTCATGGATTTTCCTTCCCTGTACAAACGCACTCTGGGTCTCTCATACTAATGCTGGCATCATTGATCTCATCCTCCTAACTAGCACCTTCGAAATAACCTTATACACACCCCCACCAAACTGATAGATCGCAAGTCTTTAATCTCATTCGCACCTATAAATTTAGGTGCCAGCGCCACCCAAGTGATATTGGCATCCGCCGGTAGCCTGCCCGTCTAAAAAAACCCCATCACTACAGCCGTGAATTCAGAACCAATCTCATCCCAACATCTCTTGATGAAGTTCATGTTGTATCTGTCACACCCTGGCGCCTTGGAGGACTCACAGTCCCACACAGCCTCTCTGATCTCCTCGGCCGACGGCATCACTTCTAGAGCCATTGCATCCTCCTCACCTATTTGAACCACCAGACCATCTCTGAAACCCATAATAGGAGAGTCTTCCTGATGATATAAATCCTTATAAAACTCTCTGATAGCAACCTTTATTCTAGCCTGATTCCGAACTAGCCTGCCGTTGATAACCAGAGTATCAATCCTATTATTTCGCCTTTTGCTGAAGCTATATTGTGGAAGTATCTTGTATTTCTGTCCATATCATTCACGTGCCGAGACCGCGACATCTGCTTCTAATGCACTTCTTTTCTCACATACCATCGCTCACAGCACTTAACCAACGCCTTTCTTCTAGCCTCTAGTGTTCCATCATATACTCCATTGCTGACCATATCATCAATCCTCTTGATCTCTTTCTCAAACTTTATAATCTTCTTATCCATCTCACCGAAATTTGCCTTATGCCATCTTCCCAGTGGTTCTGTCAGCGCCTTCAATTTATCTGTGAACTGTAGCTCCCCCAAACCTCTCCATTCCTCCTTCACCATCCTGAGAAAACCCTCATGCGTAAACCACGAATCAAGGCTCCGGAACGGCCTCGGACCTCCTCTCAGCTTCCTACCTTTCACTATTAGCGGACAGTGATCTGACAAACCCCTTGGTCCACCTCGCAAATGTGCCTCTGGGAACTCTTCTAGCCACTCCAAACTGACCAGAACTTTATCTATGCAACTGCAAGAGTGCTCGCGAAACCATGTAAACTTCCGGTCAGTGAGTGGCATATCCACTAAGTTCATGTCCTGTATCCAAAACTTAAAATCTTCCGCAGACCGTGTCAACCCAGTAGTACCTCTCTGTTCCTCTACATGTCCTATTTCATTAAAGTCTCCCATAAAACAGCACGGAACCTGACATAACCCCGCTATATAGCTCAGCTCCTCCCATACATGAATCTTCTCATATCTATCATGTGCACCATAGACCAAGACAAACGCACAGTTGAAACTATTTTTTAATATCACTCCTTCAACATACAACCACCTCTCTCCCTTATAGAAGTTATTTAATTTAAACATCACCTCATCCCAAATTAACAAAAGTTCACCAGATGCCCCATCAGAGCCTACATATTCCCAACCTGGACTACCTTGTCCCCATATTCTTGCAACGTCAAATCTCGTCACTATCTGCCTTTTAGTTTCAATTAAACCTAACATTTGTATCCTATGTTTATTCCTTAGGTCCTTCACTATTCTTAACTTTTCATCTCCCAtcaaccccctaacattccatgAATTGAAtatcattttaaaattattttacacacCTGTTTTGCATGTTTAGGTCTGCACTGTCTCATTTTCACTCTCTGCTTTGCCATTTTTCGTTCTGTGCTTGTAGAATTGCCATAATGTCATCTTCTTCGTTGTATAATATCGCTCCTGATTCATGTGCCAGCTCCCATGTCTTTCTATTTTCTATCAGTTGCTCCTCCACATCGGTTTGCTAATTGTCACTTGCTTCTGCATCATTCCCCCTTTCCTCTTGGCCCGGTTCAGTCTTTCCAATGCCGTCCTCATTCTCACTGCAGAGCATCCTATCGGTTTGCACACAGCACTGTTGTCTACCTGGCCTTCGTTCACTCAAGGTAACGTTCCTTGCTCTGGCGCTCTGCTTCCCGTGCCGCCCCTCTATTTTACCAGCCAATATCATGCCTCCATCCCTCGAAATCTCAGGGAGTTTGTCACGTCGTTCTCCCCCTGCTACCTGATGAGCTGAAGCGCCACACAAACCATGATCGACTGCCGCTGAAGGAATCTCCTCCCCACCACTGACGTCACTCTCCGCGTCTTCAACAGCACCAGTGACGCTGGTTTGGAGGCAGACGTTCCCATCGCGTAGCATCTGCCTCCCCCACCCCCCAGGTTTATGCCGAGTCCAACCCCTCTGTGGCCTTCCCCGTCGATCGCCTCCTGCCTTCCAGCGACTGGGGATTCTCCAAGTGCGCCGCGTCTTTCTCCCGTGCTGGCCAGATCTGGAGAATCGCGACCCGCTTCCCCCACAGGTGTCCGACTCGAGTAATCCCCCACAGGCCGCTGACCCGTATCTGTTTGCTCCTGGAGTGCTAGGACCAACATTTCCTGCCTGCCCCCATGCTGTCTTTTATTGTATATGGCCCAAGTTTTTCCTAAGTATGCCTTTTTTGGTGTTGCATTTGTGGACTCCCTTCTCAGCCCAACTAGGTCACAAGTTACTGTTTTTTCCGAACCTTCCTCATAGAGAATAACGGCTCTTCCCCCCAAATCATGCATACCATGATTATCATTAGTTAATGCTTGATACGTTCCGATTTCCCCGCGATTATGATACGCACAGCCATTACTCCATTCATTCAAAATTGAGTCTGTAATTACAATTCTGCCCTTGTCTTCTTCCTCACCCCGTGGTACCATCATCAACCGCTCTGCTCATGCAACGACCCTGCTTCAAACTTCTGCATAATATCCACACCGGCGCTGTTAATGTTGCTACCGGAGTTCCCTTGTACACTTGTCTTCTCATCCTCAAATCTTCCGATGCAAAGCAGATTATACACCTCATGTCCAACCTCCTTCACCAGAACATCAAAGCCTCCCGTACCAACTGTGACGTGAACCCATTCTTGAATCACATCCATTACACAAGTGTCAATCTGAACACGACCTACAGTGAAAGAGCTACATATCCGTTTCTCTGGCACACCCAACGACTTCATCCCATTGGCCTCCTATCGTTCTAAAAGTGTTAACTGACCAAGCGTGCAATAGGACCCCAAAGCATTCCAACCACACCCTTTGAGTTTCACTATGTTCCGACTCCTCCCATCGCCACACTCTATGGAACAACTGTAAGAGACTATTCATGTTAAAGGTGTAAGCGTCGTCAGCATGCCAAACACTGTCAAAAGTCAAAAGTACTTTGTATGCGCCCATCTCCCGCACCTGAACAGCATTAGGCACATTCTTCGCGATCATTTTCTTTAAAGAAGCAAAGTTAATGGCTTTGGTCGTGCCCCCGACGAGGCTCCTCTGCAGTCATTCCAAATTCTCTGTTGCCACTACTACTTTCACTTTCTTTGTCCAGCCATTTCCATGCGGGTCTTTATCGATTTCCTGCTTCCGTACCTCATTTTCAGGTGCTTCAGGATCATTCTGGGCATCTTTCCTACGTGGTTGCCATGTAACAATTTGTCGCTTGTCCCCCTCCGCACGTCTATTACTTAATGTTGCTGCTCCTGACATTCTTCTGTATTTAGTCTCTTCCACAAACACTATCTTCCCTCTCAGTCTCTGATGATTCATTTCCGCAATAGCCTTCAGTGCCCCTCCTTTCGTTGTGTATCGCACGACAGCAATCATGtacatatttttacttttttgtttCCGTGATAAATATATATCATTGATGCGTCCCGTCCAGATGAACAATTGGAATAATTCTCTCTTGGATATGTCATGCGGCAGATTACTCACAAAAACAGAGAATGATTCATTCTCCCCGCTGATACTCTTCTCGATTCCAAACCCTTGGATCCTTGTCATGTTCCCTACGCCTACCCCTCCCTGTGTTTtccaccccctctctctctctctcattctctctttttttttctcatggCCTATTCCTtagtaattcaatttctctttactTCGTCAATTGCCAATTGTAacaccaatattttttttatatataaaaaaattagtcacATTAATTCTTATTTATTGTCAAATAGATCATATGTGTTAATGAGGTGGCAGTTGAAAAATATGAACCTCAAGCAATTTttactctcttttttctctttaatttcttttatcgATATAaattttttgagaattttttttatcattttagtaTTTTAAAGTTACTTTTTTATCCATATAtagtattttaatattttatccaTTTAAGATGAGttcattttttattctaaaaaggGTAATTTTAGAATTTGATAATGACAATCATATCTCAtgcataaaaatattatttgatgaatgaaaaaaaataaattttaaatattaacaaTATAACAATAATTGGAAGCATTAGCAAATAATTttcacaaaagaaaaataaattttaatggaAGAAGAGTGTTGCAAATTCAAAGTTTTTACTCGTTACAAAATTTAGAATATAGGCAATGATAAGATTAAAATTCAAGATTTAGTAAAATCAGTTTTAGGACTTTAAAATCATATTAGAATAAtaaaactaattttattttttaagttaaaaatattttaaattaagtttaaaataattttaaatcatcaaattcaaattgatttgagaaaaactcaattatattttaaaacacgttttaaagttattttttaaAGATTACGATTGATAGGTTTGAATTAAATCAATTTCAAACCGTCAAAATTTGAAAAACTAATTTTGTTTTAGAAGTTTATTTGAAAAAATATCTATTTTTTCCTTCTTAGTCATATGCCAATCAATTCTAACTCCATAACGGTTTAGGACTCTATAAATAGAGATTATTGGAGTGTTGTTTAAAAAGTTTACATCGTCATAAACTTATTCTATCAAATTGATTTCAATTCTTCAGTTGTATAAGTGTTTCTTATTAGAACATGagagataaaatatttttatcgatAGAACTTCCTTTGTAATCGTAAATTCTTTTTAGAAAAATTAGATTCTAATCCTTTGTATATCACATTGTAAAATAAAGAGTTTTGAAGCACTTTCAAGTGTTATGGAATTGTGTTTGCTTTAAGGTTTTCTTAGACCATATATCTCTTGAACACTAAGGAAAGGTTGTGTCATTTTGGAATTGTTAATCACGATGAGAACATGTGTGTGTTATGTAATCAGAATGTTGAATATATTCTCACTTGTTTTTTGGCTGTGAatttacttggcaggtgtggtgtgttTAGCTATCTGAATTTGGTACACAATAGTCCGTCCCGGATACTTTGAAGGAACATTTTTAAAGTTGGACAGAAGCTACAACTAGAAAAGAGGAGCGCAAGAAGTGGTTCATAAGCTTCTTTGCCATTGTTTGGAACATCTGGTTAGAAAGGAACAGGAAATTGTTTCAGAATAAAGATAAAGGTGCTGAAGAAATTATTAACATGACATTTCTTAGTTACAAAGAGTGGAGGTAGGAATATCCTTTTTGTTGTTGATAGCAATATCGGAAATAACATTGGGATAAATATTTACTTTGAGATGTTGCTAGGTGACTTTAACAGGTGGTGTTTTGTTttggttattttttttgtttttgtttcatGTTTGTGTTGAGCTctgttgtttaaaaaaaaaagaccaaATATCTTTAATAAGGTTGAGAGACTTGTTACACAAAATAATATGATGTCCAATAACAAAAGATTGAACATAGATAAAATGATTGTATTGAACCACAATAAAATCAAAGTTTGCAATATCATTTTGTTAAACTCTTTAAATTTCATTGCAAATAATATTTCAAAGTGGTATGAaatatctatttttttatatgtGTTTGGAGTATGTTTGcaagtctttcaaaaatattaGTACAAGTTTATTTTTGACTTGTTTGAGTGAGCttctaaaaaaatatcttttttagttatcttatttttaagaaaaaatgtaGCTTctcaaaaaaagatattttttaattttttagtacttctacagtttatttttattaccaGAAATTTaccaaacatactaaaaataaaaaagatatttttttactgAATTTTTTTATATCAACTTAATGGCACCCAAACAaacattttatatatttaatttaacaAATGGGCTACACATCCATGTTATTTTCCATCTAAGTTGGCCCAACACTAAAAAAATCTAATTTCATTAAATGAGCGAGTATTACACGCGCCAAAATTTTCCAAAACATTAACATTCATTTGCGCCTTGAATATGAAATAACATTCATTCTTCTCCCTCGAAACCATTGCTGGAGTtcaaatctctctcaaaatctctCAAAGCTCGTTCGTATTCTTTGTGGAAACTGCTTTTACTGAAGAATCGCGAGAAGATTTCgaaatgaagaagaaaaacaaacaaaaacaagaacaGAGACTGCGAAAGGTATGAGAAAAATTACTGTTCATTTAAAATCTCGCAATCTCGCATTTCTCCTAGTTGGATTTAAGGTTTAGTTGGATTGAGTTGCTTCGTTTAGTAGATCGACTTATTCtgattccattttttttttttgcgtaaCTAGGGCATACGAATGGAAAtgtgttgttattttctttctattATATATAGTTCGATTCATTAGAGTTAGTGATTTAGATTCACTTGActgttagtgtgttcagttgagttcttttacatgcataaatatttttctttctgaTTGAATGTTTATAACGTTTTACTCAAAACATGAATGGAGATTAGTTCATTGGAGTTACTGCTTtagattcacttgattgttaagtgttcagttgagttcttttgcatgcagaaatatttttcttattgattgaatgtttatcacgttttattcaaaacatgaatGGAGTTCGGTTCATTAGAGTTGCTGATTTTGATTCACCATATTGTTATGAGttcagttgagttcttttgcatgcagaaatatttttcttactgATTGAATGTTTAACACATTTTATTCAAACATGATGGGAGTTCAGTTCATTGGagttggtgattttgattcacttgattaaaATATGCATGCTTGTGCTTGTCGATGTATTGAGTGaaatattgaccaaatttttttgtccctacaataaaaatgaaaaagatgatGGTGACAAAAAAGTAGAAGCCGCACTATAACTTAAGAATCTATacacattaaatatatttatcacCTTTTATTCAAATAAActctattttgtattataaatatatcataaCATACTATTTCAAAGCCTTGAAGAAAACTCACGATCTCAGATGCCAGATAAAAGCAATAGCGTAGATGTTCAAGAATATGAGTCAACAAAAGAAAGATATTATCGAAGAAATGGGATTCGGT is a window encoding:
- the LOC107636283 gene encoding serine/arginine-rich SC35-like splicing factor SCL28, whose protein sequence is MTRIQGFGIEKSISGENESFSVFVSNLPHDISKRELFQLFIWTGRINDIYLSRKQKSKNMYMIAVVRYTTKGGALKAIAEMNHQRLRGKIVFVEETKYRRMSGAATLSNRRAEGDKRQIVTWQPRRKDAQNDPEAPENEVRKQEIDKDPHGNGWTKKVKVVVATENLE